The sequence below is a genomic window from bacterium.
CGGTGGCGAAATACAGGCGTCCGTCCGCCACGACGTGGCAGACCGGCACGACGTGCGGCTGTCCGTCCCGGCCCACCGTCGCGACCCGGGACACGCGTTCCAACGCGACGAGCTTGGCCAGATCCTTGCGCAGCCGCACGACGGTTCGCCTACATCTTCGACATGGCGGTCAGCTGGACGCCGATGATGTGCGCCGCTGCGTGCGCCTGCTGAAGATTGCCCATTTTGATCGCCTGATCGCCGACGTGCGCGAGCCACCACGCCACCTGGTACTCCTGATCCTGGCCCATCGCCCTCTTGATGTCCGGCATGATGCCCTTACCCTGTCCCTGACACGGATTGCCGGCCGCCTTGTCGAACATCGGGTCGCCGGAGCCCACCAGGCAGTTGATGACGTGGTGCAGGTGGAGCGAGACTTCTTTCATCGTGTCGTACTTCTCGGCGAAACCGGCGTGCGTGATCGCGGTCTTGAGCTCGTTCGCCATCCCCGTCGTGGCCGCCGGAGATGCCTGCGCGCCGAACGCCACCAGGGCCGCCACGGCCGTGCCCAGCACAAGCCACCGACCTGTCCGCATAATCCGCCTCCGTTGGTGGGACATACACCCTCACTTACTACGCCGCCTGTGTAAAGGTTCGATAAAGGCCGGGGCCAGGCGCGCACAGAACCCAATCTCAGGGTACCATGCGAACGAGAGGAGCAACGGCGTGCAATCGGTACGGGTTGGGTTGATCGGATGTGGCAGCATCGCGCGCTCGGCGCACCTGCCGGCGATGCATCAGCTGCGGAGCCGGATGGTGCTCGTCGCGGCGGCCGACCTCCAGGAGGAGGCGGCGCGGGCCGCGGCCGCGCCGTGGGGGGCGCAGGCCTACGCCGACGGCCGCCGGGTGGTGGAGCGCGACGACGTCGAGATGGTCGTCATCGCGACGCCCGAAGCCGCGCACCGCGAGTGGACGGAGGCCGCCGCGGCCGCCGGCAAGCACGTGCTGTGCGAGAAGCCGATGGCGCCCGCGCTCGCCGACGCCGATGCCATGATCGGCGCGTGCCGGCGCGCCGGTACGCACCTCATGATCGGGCACAGCCGCCGGTTTACACGCCGCTACATGGAGATCCGCCGCGCGATCGACCGGGGCGAGATCGGGTCCCTCCGCCTCGTGCGGGAGAACGAGCGGCGGGCCGGGGCGCGGGGGGGCGAGCCGGGATATTACACCGACGCCCACTGGACCGGGGATCCGGCCGTCTCCGTGGGGGTCGCGATCACGAACGGCATCCATGAGGCCGATCTACTGCGGTGGTTCGCCGGCGCAGAGCCGGTCGCCGTCTTCGCCGAGCACAAGGTGACGGGTGAACGGAACCGCGGCGTGCCCGATTTTCTGACCTGTACCGTGCGGTTCGCCAACGGAGTCGTGGGGTCGAGCGAAATCAGCAACTGCCTCCCGCCGGGCTACCCGGCGTTCCATCAATTCGAAGCCTACGGACTCCGCGGCGCGATTCGCGCCCGCGACCACGAGCTCGTCAGCCTCGTCCGGTTCGGCGAGGGTGGCGCCGACTTCCCGGAGAGCGGGCACATCCTGCTGCACAACCTGACCGCCTACGTCCGCGAGCACGCGGCGTTTGTCGACACGGTGCGGACCGGGCGGCCGTTGCCGATGCCGCCCGAAGAGGCGCGGGCTGCCCTGCGGTTGGCGCTCGCGGCGGTGGAGTCCGCGCGCAGCGGCCGGATGGTCCCGCTCGTCTCTCGGTCCGCCGGCGGAACCAGCGAGGTACGGGCGTGACCCCCGCAGACGGGGTTCGTCCGGCGGCGGACGGGGGGCCGATTGCGCTCGGTATCATCGGCGGCGGCCGGCATGCGGTCGCCTTGGTGGATCACCAGGCCCCGCTCCCCGACGTGACCGTGGCCCGGTGGGCCGGCAGCCCCGGCGGCGGCGACCTGGCCGTCGTGCGGGAACTGGCCACCCGGATCGAGGCACCGTTCGTGCGGGAATGGGAGGCCGTGGCGCGCGACCCGGACCTTCGCGCGGTGATCGTCTTGAGCGAGGCGGTGGATGCCACCGCGGCGGTCGAAGCCGCGCTGGGGGCGGGGAAGGTCGTGTTCTGCGCGGCACCCGCCGCGACGCGCATGGAGGATGTCAACCGTCTCGCCGGCGCCCGGGCCGGGGGGCGCGGGATTCTGCTCGCCGGCGGCGCGATCCGTCATTCGCCGGCCGGCCGTGAAGCGCTCCGCCTCGTCACCGGCGGCGACCTCGGGCCGCTCCACTCGCTGTTTGCGTCCGTCCGGCTGCCCATGACCGCCGACGGAGAACGCGCATCGGCGAGACAACGGGCCGTGCTCGAGGAGGTGGGTTGGGACCTCTTGGACTTCGTGGCCGCGGCGGGGGGCGG
It includes:
- a CDS encoding pyridoxamine 5'-phosphate oxidase family protein, yielding MRLRKDLAKLVALERVSRVATVGRDGQPHVVPVCHVVADGRLYFAT
- a CDS encoding Gfo/Idh/MocA family oxidoreductase, which produces MTPADGVRPAADGGPIALGIIGGGRHAVALVDHQAPLPDVTVARWAGSPGGGDLAVVRELATRIEAPFVREWEAVARDPDLRAVIVLSEAVDATAAVEAALGAGKVVFCAAPAATRMEDVNRLAGARAGGRGILLAGGAIRHSPAGREALRLVTGGDLGPLHSLFASVRLPMTADGERASARQRAVLEEVGWDLLDFVAAAGGGEPVRVHAHVDVLFGSGAPDTAVCTIRFANDLIATLELSRCLPPAIPAPPEGEVEIEVIGGREAVRLAPGATAVRVYRAGTALRPWVDAPALSMLREVVEAARGTAPAADGLAEVRRAVGLMDAIRAAAAPSGAT
- a CDS encoding Gfo/Idh/MocA family oxidoreductase; this encodes MQSVRVGLIGCGSIARSAHLPAMHQLRSRMVLVAAADLQEEAARAAAAPWGAQAYADGRRVVERDDVEMVVIATPEAAHREWTEAAAAAGKHVLCEKPMAPALADADAMIGACRRAGTHLMIGHSRRFTRRYMEIRRAIDRGEIGSLRLVRENERRAGARGGEPGYYTDAHWTGDPAVSVGVAITNGIHEADLLRWFAGAEPVAVFAEHKVTGERNRGVPDFLTCTVRFANGVVGSSEISNCLPPGYPAFHQFEAYGLRGAIRARDHELVSLVRFGEGGADFPESGHILLHNLTAYVREHAAFVDTVRTGRPLPMPPEEARAALRLALAAVESARSGRMVPLVSRSAGGTSEVRA